In Panthera tigris isolate Pti1 chromosome B1, P.tigris_Pti1_mat1.1, whole genome shotgun sequence, the sequence CTTCAACGTGCCCCAAAAGGAAACTAGAGACATCTGGAATCTTCCAGATGTCGATCTTCTCATCATATGAGGGCATGAGATCATCGTCAAAAGGCATGTCTTCTCCATAGGGCCACAGCTGCTCTGGAGCCACAAAGTCCCCGTGAAGCTCCCTGTGGCCACACTTCACAAACGTCCTTGAGCTGTGGTTCACCAGGGGCAAGGCGTCCAGGTCGTTTACCACAATGCTGAAGTTGCTCGTCAGCAGATACTGGGACAAGGTCTTGGGCAGGTCACTGGAATCGCACATGACCAGGGTGCCCAGGGGGCTGTGGTGCAGGTAGTGGATGATGGCCACGTAATTCATGGCCAGCTGCAGCCTGTGCTGCCACGTGTTCACACTGTGGTACTTGGAAAGGTTGAgcgtttcttccagattgctcaagGAACCTAAGGGGTGATATTCGGTAAGAATAGTGTTGTCCTCCTCACAGTATCCAAGCAAGGTGACAACATGTTTACTCTGCAGGGTTTTCAGCATCCGCAGCCCATGCAGGAAATCATCTTTCATCTCCAGACTGGTGAGCCGTGAGAGCGCGACTTTGCGTTCCTTCCACTCAGACAGGAAGACCTGAAACCAAGCCAGAAACAATCAAACCTGAAACCGTCACCTGTGTTAGTGAGCAGGAAACCAACCCCACAGGTGCAGAGAAGGTAGAAACTAGGCAGACAAACCCAGTCCTAGAGTGGCTCTCAGCCTGGTCACAAAGACTCACTGCTGAGCAAACACAGGCACCCAGTGCAGAAGGCCTAGGGCGGGCCCAGGAGGGACTCTGCTTAGGGTGCTGAGCGCCATCTGGAGAGGGTGTTGGAAGGTTCCCGGGAGTTGGGCTGAAGGATGACTGGGGCTTGCAGGGTGGATGTGGAGAATGGGAAGTGCACTCCCAGAAGAGGGGGCTGCTGTATAAAGGCACGGAGTGGCAAAATGACCAGGTCCAAATTCCTGCAGCAGAAAGGGCTGAGGATGGGGAGGACCAGGGGAGAAGACTGGAAAAGTGAGTGGGGAGTCCACCTGGCCAGCACCTCACGCATCACAATATTACTTGTTCATTTTTCAAGGTAGTATAGCAAACCACAGAAACAGTTTTAGGTAAGGAAAACAATTTTACATGGCGTGTGGTTTTGTGTTACTTCAACTGTAACAGCAGAAGCTGAAACACCCGCAGACACTAGAGCTGCCCATCCTGGTGTGGCCAACAGGGGAACAAACGCACAGGAAGCCTCGGTTCTCCATTTTATTAGCCAGGAAAGGCTTGTGGGAAGTACTGTCATTAAGAACCTCTGATCTTCTGCTTAAATCCCCAAAGGGAAGGCAGAAGGCTGCACAAGAGAAAACGGGCTCAGAAGTGGGGAGATGGCTGCCCCAGGCTGCTTCTGCTGCTAGCAGGCTGTTTCTCTGTGCTTCTACTTACTCTTTAAAACAAAGCTTATGGTTTTCGAAACCAATCTGGAGCATGATTTATCAAGTGCCTTTAAGATCAAATCTAAACTCTATCTAAGGAAGTAATCGGAGATAGAACAAATCTCTAGGAATAAAAATCTGGCACTACTTATAAAAGTATAAACTGGAACTTATCCGTCCATCAAAAAATGGGGAGTAGTTCAGTAATGGTAGACCACTCAAAAGAAGACGATGGGGTCAGCAAAATGCACATATTGAGAGAGTTTTCACAGATAAAAGTAAtgtcacaaatgaaaaaggatacaaaatttcatttatgtttttctaacTGCATAGAACAAGTCAAAATTACATGGAAATCAAAGGAAATAGGCTGTTTCAGTTCTCTTCACATGCTAAGATCCTGGgcgatttttttcctttatgagtcACAGTATTTTCCAACTTTTCTAGAATGAATATACATGACTTTCATAtttaacaacatttttaaaaagaactcaaaaatatatcaaatggAGGTGAGTTAGAGACCTGTGAAGATTTCTTTGGGATCTGAAAAGAGAGGTTCATTAATGGAAAAACCCAGGTACCGACAGTTGACCCTTAGTATTTACAGAGAAatctttcagggcgcctgggtggctcagtcagttaagcgccctaCTATTGATCAGcacaggtaatgatctcacggtttgagagttcaagcccgcatcgggctctgcactgacagcacagagcctacctgggattctctctctctcaaaataaataaaacttaaaaaataaataaataaaaagaaatctttcaagACCTTTTCAAAAACTCAAAATTGAGAAATTTCACTATGGatcacaatttttattatttcttcttcttattattatttttaacatttattcatctctgagagacagagagagaacagagagtgtgtggaagaagggaaggggggagggagacacagaatccaaagcaggctccaggctccaagctgtcagcacagagcccaacacagggctcgaactcacagaccacgagatcatgacctgagctgaagttggacgcttaaccgactgagttacccagatgcccccatagttttgtttgttgttttttttttttttaatgttcatttatttctgggaaagaaagacagtgttgagtggggaagaagcagagaaagagggggacagaagatccgaagtgggctctatgctgacagcagagagcctgatgccaggctggaACCtgcaaactacaagatcatgccctgagccacagctggacacttaactgactgaggcacccaggtgcccctggatcataatttctattaaaaagccATTTTACTTGTATACCGAAAACTAgtataacaccgtatgttaactatatttgaatttttcaaaagccATTTTGCTCTGGCTGCTAAATTCACTAAAAGTTTcatgaatacatatatttattcatatatatattttattcgtatatatattttttgacatgGAACACATTCTCTCCATAGACCTGCATCAACACTGAACTCAACACTTGACTCcaatataaaaatcttattttttgttgAGGGCCTTCAGTTCCTTAGACCTATCTCCTCATGGTGACCACCAACTCCAGCAGACGCCTTGGTATCCTAGGctcatttttcacataaaaacaGTGATCACTTTAGGGAAGCTGCTACAATTTATTCATACATTATTCAATAATAAATggtagggtgcttgggtggctcagtcagttgagtgtccaacttcagcttaggtcatgatctcacggttcatgagtttgagccccacaatgggctctgtgctgacagttcagagcctggagcctgctttggattctgtgtctccctctctctctgcccctaccctgctcatgctctctctcaaaaataaacattaaataagtaaataaataaatgttggaagAAGTTCAACCACAGGCCTTATGACTTCCTCCTAAACCCTTGTTTACATTGAATTTTTGTGCCTCAGATAAATGAAAGTCTTTGGAATCACTCACAAATATCTGAAACCTTCCAAGTTAAATATCCACAGGTCAGGGATCGTTTAAGAATCATTTCttaagatgttcaacgtcgctccttatcagggaaatacaaatcaaaaccacactcagataccacctcacgccagtcagagtggccaaaatgaagaaatcaggggactatagatgctggagaggatgtggagaaacaggaaccctcttgcactgttggtgggaatgcaaattggtgcagccgctctggaaagcggtgtggaggttcctcagaaaattaaaaatagacctaccctatgacccagcaatagcactgctaggaatttatccaagggatacaggagtactgatgcataggggcacttgtaccccaatgtttatagcagcactctcaacaatagccaaattatggaaagagcctaaatgtccatcaactgatgaatggataaagaaattgtggtttatatacacaatggaatactacgtggcaatgagaaaaaatgaaatatggccttttgtagcaacatggatggaactggagagtgtgatgctaagtgaaataagccatacagagaaagacagataccatatggtttcactcttatgtggatcctgagaaacgtaacagaaatccatgggggaggggaaggaaaaaaaaaaaaaaaagaggttagagtgggagagagccaaagcataagagactcttaaaaactgagaacaaactgagggttgatggggggtgggagggagggcagggtgggtgatgggtattgaggagggcaccttttgggatgagcactgggtgttgtatggaaaccactttgacagtaaatttcatatattaaaaaataaaaaaaaaataaaaaaaaaagaatcatttcttagcagggcgcctgggtggctcactcggttgactgccgacttcggcctaggtcataatcttgcagttcatgggttggagccctgtgtcaggctctgtgctgacagcttggagcctggagcctgcttcagattctgcgtctccctctctttctctctgcctgttcccccctttgtgctgtttctctctctcaaaaataaataaacactaaaaaaattttatataaaaaaaatcatttcttagcAATAGCTAATTGAGTTGCTTTATTACACTTTCTAAAATTCTCTTATTTAGAGAGGgcagttttaccttttttttaaattataaaattaatcaagAATACTCTTCTtggtaaaaattcaaaaacagaagGAGATTTCCTTCCCCTACTTTTACTCACCCAAAGTTAACTTGTTAACTGTAACCTCACAGCCATTTCtttatgtgtgtatacgtgtTAATGCATACTTTATAAATAGCATTTGAGTTTACAGTGACATAAGAGTATAACATACATGTCATAttgcaacttgtttttttttttcacataactaATACCTTACACCTTcctgtatatatattctttctaaaggtcattttttttttttgatgtttatttctgagagagagagagagggacagagcatgagaaggggagggacagagaaaagagagagacacagatgatgaagtaggctccagactctgagctgttagcacagagcccaacatggggctcaaactcacaaaccatgagatcatgacctgaaccaaagtcagacacttatctgacagagccacccaggttcccctaaaggtcattctttttttttttttttttttttttttttttttttttaaattttttttttttaacgtttatttttgagacagagagagacacagcatgaacgggggaggggcagagagagagggagacacagaatcggaagcaagctcccggctctgagccatcagcccagagcccaacgcggggctcgaactcacggaccgcgagatcgtgacctgagctgaagtcggacgcttaaccgactgagccacccaggcgccccaaggtcattctttttaaagctgCACAATATTTCATAGTATTGGTACACTACCTATGCTAGTATATTTTCAGTGAGATTTTTCAAAtgatcatttctttaaaactaaAGTGTAATATAATAAAGACTCATGAAATCTGTAACGGACGTAGT encodes:
- the POMK gene encoding protein O-mannose kinase, with amino-acid sequence MEKKAQDSRKGAPHRAVPPAVGLLFSMALMNTLLYFCLDWFFISCPRSAPSSAHCPHGHFRIGQMKNCSPWLSCEELRTEVRQLKRVGEGAVKRVFLSEWKERKVALSRLTSLEMKDDFLHGLRMLKTLQSKHVVTLLGYCEEDNTILTEYHPLGSLSNLEETLNLSKYHSVNTWQHRLQLAMNYVAIIHYLHHSPLGTLVMCDSSDLPKTLSQYLLTSNFSIVVNDLDALPLVNHSSRTFVKCGHRELHGDFVAPEQLWPYGEDMPFDDDLMPSYDEKIDIWKIPDVSSFLLGHVEGSDMVRFHLFDIHKACKSQTPAERPTAREILDTYEKVLNLLRETVMSQTREML